One Photobacterium sp. TY1-4 genomic window carries:
- a CDS encoding MATE family efflux transporter: MKKLVTLAIPLIISQLVAQLLIFTDVWMMAQLSIMAIAGGGLGATVYSIVFIIAGSTVGCVANLIAIAYGMRASRPAQGDQEIRAAVKGGVLLSVILTLALQPVFLLMPEMLSMAGQDPQAVVLAVDYLDALKWSMLPTLILLVLRSLVSAFGDTRSVMVMSLVTVVLNVPLSYLFAFEWNLGLAGLGYGTALAALLVMFGYGYWVFQQPKYRDYHPLQQLREYRVGIMLPLLGLGVPIMIATMLEHALFSGAVLLAGTLGAVSLAIHQIALQCLNLSWNVAFGFSQAASILVSQHVGRQEPQLVRRYAYLGLFLVTAVSAVFGVAVSVWPEFLTQVFSVEGDALAMDLVAALPSVMIMVALCFVVDGWQLAAISILRGMKVVKAPTVSTVIGYWLIGLPAAWYLMKGMGLEGIWAGLGIGLAATGVMLVSLLFRHLNHFERLVQQSHARSAHDPHQPSHPVESGTERAGVRAVSENPSAVLT; encoded by the coding sequence GTCACGCTCGCTATACCACTGATTATTTCTCAGTTGGTGGCCCAATTACTGATTTTTACTGATGTCTGGATGATGGCCCAGCTCAGTATTATGGCCATTGCCGGTGGCGGCTTGGGCGCGACGGTGTATTCGATCGTGTTTATTATTGCCGGCAGTACTGTCGGTTGTGTTGCAAACCTGATCGCCATTGCTTACGGGATGCGGGCATCCCGCCCGGCCCAGGGGGATCAGGAGATCCGCGCTGCCGTGAAAGGCGGGGTCCTGCTGTCTGTGATTTTGACGCTGGCGTTGCAACCGGTGTTCCTGTTGATGCCGGAGATGCTGTCGATGGCCGGTCAGGATCCGCAGGCCGTAGTGCTGGCGGTGGATTACTTAGATGCGCTGAAATGGTCGATGTTACCGACGTTAATCCTGCTGGTGCTGCGGAGTCTGGTCAGCGCGTTTGGTGATACCCGTTCGGTGATGGTGATGTCTCTGGTCACGGTGGTGCTGAATGTGCCGCTGAGCTACCTGTTTGCCTTTGAGTGGAACCTGGGACTGGCCGGTTTGGGTTATGGTACGGCGCTGGCGGCGTTGCTGGTGATGTTCGGTTATGGCTACTGGGTATTTCAGCAGCCGAAATACCGGGACTATCATCCGTTGCAGCAGCTTCGTGAATATCGTGTCGGGATCATGTTGCCGCTGCTGGGGCTCGGGGTACCGATTATGATCGCCACGATGCTGGAACATGCGCTGTTTTCCGGGGCGGTATTACTGGCGGGTACACTGGGTGCGGTTTCGCTGGCCATTCACCAAATTGCGCTGCAATGTCTGAATCTGTCCTGGAATGTGGCGTTTGGTTTTTCCCAGGCCGCTTCGATTCTGGTCAGTCAGCATGTGGGCCGTCAGGAGCCACAACTGGTGCGCCGCTATGCCTATCTGGGGCTGTTTCTGGTCACTGCAGTGAGCGCGGTCTTCGGGGTTGCGGTGAGTGTGTGGCCGGAGTTTCTGACCCAGGTCTTCAGTGTTGAAGGCGATGCGCTGGCGATGGACTTGGTTGCGGCCTTGCCGAGTGTGATGATTATGGTCGCGCTGTGTTTTGTCGTGGACGGCTGGCAACTGGCGGCGATCAGCATTCTGCGTGGGATGAAGGTCGTGAAGGCTCCGACAGTGTCAACGGTGATCGGCTACTGGCTGATTGGACTGCCGGCTGCCTGGTATTTGATGAAAGGCATGGGGCTGGAAGGGATCTGGGCTGGCTTGGGCATCGGCCTGGCGGCGACCGGGGTGATGCTGGTGAGCTTGCTGTTCCGTCACCTGAATCACTTTGAACGCTTGGTGCAGCAATCCCACGCACGATCGGCGCATGATCCGCATCAGCCGTCGCACCCGGTAGAGTCTGGTACAGAGCGCGCCGGCGTGCGTGCGGTGTCAGAGAATCCGTCTGCGGTGCTGACTTAA
- a CDS encoding SPOR domain-containing protein, whose protein sequence is MYKFFAVAALLFLTGCTTTNGPQSQCVGAMTTQEAYGHLDPNRFTIQVLALSEERDVRGYIRDIKGQDPIWVNWKRSLGNRWYAVIYGDFATKAEAKRVIDTLPARIRQQGPFVRSFAEVQQDKQTNVFRMR, encoded by the coding sequence GTGTATAAGTTCTTTGCGGTCGCAGCGCTGCTCTTTTTGACCGGCTGTACGACAACCAACGGCCCACAAAGCCAATGTGTCGGTGCAATGACGACCCAGGAAGCCTATGGCCATCTGGATCCAAATCGTTTTACGATTCAGGTTCTGGCACTGAGTGAAGAGCGCGACGTCCGCGGTTATATCCGGGATATCAAAGGACAAGACCCAATTTGGGTCAACTGGAAACGCAGTCTGGGCAATCGCTGGTACGCGGTGATCTATGGCGACTTCGCCACCAAGGCCGAAGCCAAACGTGTCATTGATACCCTACCGGCTCGTATTCGCCAGCAGGGACCGTTTGTCCGCAGCTTCGCCGAAGTCCAGCAAGACAAACAAACCAATGTGTTTCGCATGCGTTAA